Within Halorubrum lacusprofundi ATCC 49239, the genomic segment AGATACGGTGGTTCGGGCCGGCGATGTCGTGGCGCTCGACGAGGGCGAGCGCGAATGCGGCGTTGACCGCGGTGATCTCTGGGTCCGCGCCGGCCGTGACCGGCGGGGCGCCGTCCCGGGAGACCTCGGGGCGGTCGGCGACGGCGGCCGCGAGGGTCGATTCGAGGAAGCCGAGGAGCTTGTCTGCAGGCGCGACCGAGAGCGTGATGTCGTCGGCGTAGATATCCTTCATGTGGTTCGCGATCTGGTAACAGTGCGCGAGCTTGCGGCGCTCCACCGTCTCGCCGGAGAGCCCGAGGTACAGCGCCTCCTCGGTCGACTGGACGTGAGAGGCGTGCCCCTCCTCGTAGCGGGCCATGTGCGACAGCTCGTGGACGGCGAGCTCGCGGGCCATCGCGCTGGTGGCGGCGCGCTTCGAGACGTTCAGGACGTGGTAGCCGTCGTAGTGGCCGGCCCACGTCCGCTCGTCGGGGTCCTCGCGCACTTTCACGTGAACCGGGTCGTCGAGGGACCACTCGGTCTCGAACAGGTCGGCGGCGCCGAGAAACGGGTCGGGGGGGACATCCCCCTGCACGCGGAGATCCATGCGTATAGTTCTCACGGGAGCGTCGGGTAAGTCTCTTGCGTCCGTCGAAGGCTTTTGTTGCCGCGCGTCGAACGCCGAACCATGGAGA encodes:
- a CDS encoding DUF5781 family protein, giving the protein MDLRVQGDVPPDPFLGAADLFETEWSLDDPVHVKVREDPDERTWAGHYDGYHVLNVSKRAATSAMARELAVHELSHMARYEEGHASHVQSTEEALYLGLSGETVERRKLAHCYQIANHMKDIYADDITLSVAPADKLLGFLESTLAAAVADRPEVSRDGAPPVTAGADPEITAVNAAFALALVERHDIAGPNHRIYDLARAAGSDTDAVDVDAFKERFLALGPDPSESDYRKALVAAARAYAV